One genomic segment of Gossypium arboreum isolate Shixiya-1 chromosome 3, ASM2569848v2, whole genome shotgun sequence includes these proteins:
- the LOC108474733 gene encoding caffeoylshikimate esterase has product MDLSLTFRSPSPFLLPNSKPSTLSIPLISLKPSPHRLTVAAAAGKMKMIEGVSDELNSIASQNLDYAAARRRVRSAFIPVHQQLDHLLFKMAPTGVRTEEWIERNSKGLEIFFRRWMPEPGVKIKGVVCFSHGYGDTCTFFFEGIARFIAASGYGVYAIDHPGFGLSEGLHGYIYSFDELADNVIEQYAKIKERPEVRGLPCFILGQSMGGAVTLKVHFKDPHGWDGIILVAPMCKIADDVTPSKPVLNFLTFLSKVMPTAKLVPQKDLAELMFRDLRKKKMAVYNVICYDDRVRLRTAVELLNATKEIEEQVDKVSSPLLILHGAADKVTDPVVSQFLYENASSKDKTLKLYEEGYHCILEGEPDDKILTVLNDIISWLDARC; this is encoded by the exons ATGGATCTCTCTTTAACTTTCAGATCTCCATCACCTTTTCTTCTACCCAATTCCAAACCATCAACCCTCTCCATTCCCCTCATTTCTCTCAAACCATCGCCTCATCGCCTCACGGTGGCAGCGGCTGCAGGGAAGATGAAGATGATTGAGGGAGTCAGTGATGAATTGAACTCCATTGCTTCACAGAATCTTGACTACGCTGCTGCTCGTAGAAGAGTTCGATCTGCTTTCATCCCTGTCCACCAGCAGCTTGATCATTTATTGTTCAAG ATGGCTCCTACTGGTGTAAGAACAGAGGAG TGGATCGAAAGAAACTCAAAGGGATTGGAGATTTTCTTTAGACGATGGATGCCTGAACCCGGGGTTAAAATTAAGGGTGTCGTATGCTTTTCCCATGGATATGGTGATACTTGCACTTTCTTCTTTGAAG GCATTGCTAGGTTCATTGCAGCATCTGGATATGGTGTTTATGCTATTGATCATCCAGGATTCGGTCTTTCTGAAGGATTGCATGGTTACATCTATAGCTTTGATGAATTGGCTGACAATGTCATTGAACAATATGCAAAAATTAAAG AAAGACCTGAAGTGAGAGGATTGCCCTGCTTCATATTGGGACAGTCCATGGGTGGAGCTGTTACTCTCAAAGTTCACTTCAAGGATCCACATGGATGGGATGGAATCATCCTTGTAGCACCTATGTGTAAA ATTGCAGATGATGTGACGCCTTCAAAACCAGTTTTGAACTTTTTGACCTTTCTGTCAAAAGTTATGCCAACAGCAAAGCTTGTTCCACAAAAAGATCTAGCTGAACTGATGTTCAGAGACCTAAGGAAAAAGAAGATG GCTGTGTACAATGTGATTTGTTATGATGACCGAGTGCGATTGAGAACAGCTGTTGAACTCTTAAATGCCACCAAGGAAATTGAGGAGCAAGTGGATAAG GTTTCATCCCCACTGCTGATACTTCATGGAGCTGCAGATAAGGTTACAGATCCAGTGGTGAGCCAGTTTCTTTATGAAAACGCCTCAAGCAAGGACAAGACTTTGAAGCTATATGAAGAAGGCTATCACTGCATTCTGGAAGGGGAACCGGATGACAAAATTTTAACTGTCCTTAATGACATTATATCATGGCTGGATGCTCGGTGCTAG